The DNA region TCGGCGCGTACCCCGCCTGCCCCTGCTGCTGCCCGTACGGATTGCCCTGCTGCGAGGCCGCGTGCTGCGCCAGCAACTGCTCGGCCTGCTCCTTGGGGATCTGCTGCTCCCCGCCGCAGAACGTGCACTGGGTCGCGAACTTCGTGGAGAACGGGAAGAGCGGCACGAAGAACAGCGTGAACTTGGTGACCCTCTTGCGCAGCGTGTGCGCGGCCGGGTTGCCGCACCAGCCGCAGACCAGCGTCAGTATGGCCAGTTGGTACAGATAGCCTCGCGTACCAAAAATGATCATGTTGGTTCCTTCCCCGTATTTCCCAGAAGCGCCTGCCGGCAGAGCGCCAGCAGCTTTTCGTCCTCGTATGTGTCGTGGCTGCCGTACCCGCCGTCCATCGCGTTGTGACGGCGTACGGAGATGAGTTCGGCGCGCAGCACATGTGCCGCATCCGACCCTGCACCAGCGGCACCCATTCGCGCCAGGCCTTCCGTCACCCGGACGCGAACATGACGATTCTCCTCCCAGGCCGCCAGGAGCACCGGCACGGACTCCTCGGCCCGCCCGGACACCTCCCACAGCGCCACCGCCGCGTCCACCCGCAGCCACAGCTCCTCGTGCCACAGCAGCGCGCGCAGCCGCGGCGCGACCACCGCGGCCCTCGCCCCGAGCCCGCCCAGCGCGTTCACCGCGGACCGGACCTCGTGGACGCGCTCCGCCCGCAGGCCCTCGATCAGCACCGGCAGCACGGCATCGGCATCCCCGTCCACCGCCCACAGGGCCTTCGCGACCTCGGTCGCCGAAGTCGCCCCGGGACTCCGCAGCAGCGCCCGCAGCTCCGGTATTGCACCGCGCGCCGCGGGCCCGAACGAGCCGAGCGCCCGCAGCGCCGCGGTACGCACCCACTCGCCCCGGTACTCCGGCACGCCGCGCAGCACCCGTAGCGCCTCCGGCAGCGCCTCGTCCGCCCGCAGCGCGGCCAGCCCGGTGAGCAGCGGGCCCGCCCGGTCGTGCGCCCGCTCGTCGAGCGGGACCTCGCCGAGCCGGCGGCGCAGCACCTCGGCCAGCGGGGCCGCCGCCGCCCCCAGACAGCCGATGGCGAACCCCGCGTCGTGCGGCACCTCGGACCGCTCCAGCGCGGCGGCCAGCGCGGGCACGGCACGGGCGTCGCCCAACCTGGCCAGCGCCTTCACCG from Streptomyces sp. NBC_01591 includes:
- a CDS encoding zinc-ribbon domain-containing protein, whose amino-acid sequence is MIIFGTRGYLYQLAILTLVCGWCGNPAAHTLRKRVTKFTLFFVPLFPFSTKFATQCTFCGGEQQIPKEQAEQLLAQHAASQQGNPYGQQQGQAGYAPNGQGQNPYQS